One region of Neorhodopirellula lusitana genomic DNA includes:
- a CDS encoding DUF4347 domain-containing protein, translating into MKRSLLRRLISTSDSKNTAKSSHVARRRNDWALSPLEPRLMLAGDAGAEVGAAAAAGGVAEGGVGHTQQGSGTVAADQAAGAGAVAEMQITEIAFVDSEIQDESQITGLIRRGVELVLIDSTSSPLQQIDAAIRARGNVSAIHVLSHGQSGQVQLGGQIIDRASLESFAGAIQGWANHLTEDADILIYGCEVAAGTEGGEFLQVLAKLSGADVAGSTDATGASRLGGDWNFELATGSIETDLIASIENLQRVDMVLPITIRAAGTTGEEQMQLEINGNIVQTWNNIGGDAQDREFVTYTYNGGDDATPGDIRIWFTNDLFIPSEGFDRNLRIDSVTVNFTTIEAEDPTTFGTGTWLDADGTTPGYRQNEWIHSNGYFEFADPPSQGSTLSIYAAGDENSEQMQLWIDGTLANTWNNIGGNARSNEFVRYDFSTSEQVDISDVRVRFSNDLYLNGGELDRNLRVEQVVLDGTTYETEASDVYSTGTWKDGGVTPGFKQEEWLHSNGYFQFGASSVNPGTIALQTSNVSVDEDAGTATVNVIRSGSSDGIVTVDYDTFAGTATEGSDYVRQTGTLTFADGETNKSIVVPIINDSQSEGNEAFNITIDNVGGGANLLVPRTATISIIDDESDLPSYANFSNVTGLDLNGDARQTGSLLELTTTGANLAGSAFYETPIDLTGDGSFRSSFSFQTTGGTTGADGWTFTIQNDPRGTAALGGTGSLLGYEGITQSIAVEFDTYAGAGDINNNHVSILAGAVDFNLRTAIPDFDLNSGSPVYAWVDYNGTSNVLAVYVSQTNSRPTEALLKTTVDLQSQVGNTGYVGFTAATGGAQNSHRIRNWELDLSTPPTDPPVVGGDELISVTVASGLSNPIAIEWLPDGTMLIAEQGGVVKTAANGNVSATPFIDISSIVNGVRDRGLMDIAVHPDFENNPYVYLLFTYDPPEVYNQASGTLAGPDGKGNRAGRLIRVTADSSKGYLEAVAGSEVVLLGTNSTWDNFNGFANSTTNFNEAPAGENPDGSFLNDFINSDSESHTVGALAFGIDGNLFVSIGDGASYNRVDPRADRVQDIDSLNGKVLRIDPLTGQGLSDNPFYNGNAGDNRSKVYQLGLRNPFRMSVDPVTGRLFVGDVGWTQWEEINSAGAGANFGWPFYEGGSGTSVINQGYANTAEGQAFFAQSVAVTASQYALNHQADGINAIVMGDVYRGTLYGSEYEGDVFFNDLGQGIVRHADVGPNGELTNVQTFTTGSSVVVAISQGPDGALYYVDLNDSTVARWELV; encoded by the coding sequence ATGAAACGTTCGCTTCTTCGTCGCCTGATATCGACTTCCGACTCAAAAAACACAGCGAAAAGCAGCCACGTAGCTCGGCGGCGAAATGATTGGGCGTTATCACCGCTGGAACCCCGATTGATGCTCGCTGGCGATGCGGGTGCCGAAGTTGGGGCCGCTGCTGCTGCAGGTGGGGTTGCTGAAGGTGGGGTTGGTCACACGCAGCAGGGATCAGGAACCGTAGCGGCTGATCAGGCTGCCGGAGCTGGAGCAGTCGCCGAGATGCAGATTACTGAAATTGCATTTGTGGATTCGGAGATTCAGGACGAAAGCCAGATCACGGGTTTGATCCGGCGTGGCGTGGAGTTGGTGTTGATTGATTCAACCAGCTCACCGCTTCAGCAAATCGATGCGGCAATCCGGGCACGCGGTAACGTCTCGGCAATCCATGTGTTGTCTCATGGCCAATCTGGCCAAGTTCAACTCGGCGGGCAGATTATTGACCGAGCATCGTTGGAGTCATTCGCCGGTGCGATTCAAGGTTGGGCGAATCATCTGACCGAAGACGCGGACATCTTGATCTATGGCTGCGAAGTGGCTGCCGGAACCGAAGGTGGTGAGTTCCTGCAAGTGCTGGCGAAATTGAGTGGCGCCGATGTGGCAGGTTCTACCGATGCGACCGGTGCGAGTCGTTTGGGCGGTGACTGGAACTTCGAACTGGCTACCGGTTCGATCGAGACTGACCTGATCGCCAGCATTGAAAACCTGCAACGAGTCGACATGGTGTTGCCCATCACCATCCGAGCGGCGGGCACGACCGGCGAGGAGCAAATGCAGTTGGAAATCAACGGCAATATTGTTCAGACCTGGAACAACATTGGTGGCGACGCTCAAGACCGCGAGTTCGTCACTTACACATATAACGGCGGTGATGACGCGACGCCTGGTGATATTCGAATCTGGTTTACAAACGATCTTTTCATCCCCTCGGAAGGTTTCGATCGCAATCTACGAATTGACTCGGTGACCGTTAACTTCACAACGATAGAAGCGGAAGACCCAACGACCTTTGGAACTGGGACCTGGTTAGACGCCGATGGAACGACACCCGGGTATCGCCAAAACGAGTGGATTCACAGCAATGGATACTTCGAGTTCGCGGATCCACCGAGCCAAGGCAGTACTTTGTCTATCTATGCAGCCGGTGATGAGAACAGCGAACAAATGCAACTGTGGATCGATGGCACTCTTGCAAACACGTGGAACAATATCGGTGGCAACGCCAGAAGCAACGAGTTTGTTCGCTACGACTTTAGCACGTCGGAACAGGTTGATATCAGCGATGTACGGGTTCGGTTTTCGAACGACCTGTATCTCAACGGTGGCGAGCTGGACCGGAATCTTCGCGTCGAGCAGGTCGTTTTAGATGGGACGACGTATGAGACGGAAGCGTCGGATGTCTATTCGACGGGGACTTGGAAAGACGGTGGCGTCACGCCGGGATTCAAACAAGAAGAATGGCTGCATAGTAACGGTTACTTCCAGTTTGGAGCCAGCAGCGTTAACCCTGGAACGATCGCTTTGCAGACCAGCAATGTTTCCGTGGACGAGGACGCGGGAACCGCCACGGTCAATGTCATTCGCTCCGGTAGCAGTGATGGCATCGTGACCGTCGATTACGACACGTTCGCGGGAACCGCCACCGAAGGCAGTGACTATGTACGCCAGACCGGAACGCTGACCTTCGCCGATGGTGAGACAAACAAGTCCATTGTCGTACCCATCATCAATGACAGCCAAAGTGAAGGCAACGAAGCCTTCAATATCACCATCGACAATGTCGGCGGCGGGGCGAACTTGTTGGTCCCGCGAACGGCCACGATTTCGATCATCGATGACGAAAGTGATCTGCCGAGTTACGCCAACTTCAGCAACGTGACCGGTTTGGATCTCAACGGCGACGCTAGACAAACAGGCAGCTTGCTGGAGTTGACGACCACGGGGGCGAACCTCGCTGGCAGTGCGTTCTACGAGACTCCGATCGACTTGACCGGTGATGGATCTTTCCGATCTAGCTTTAGCTTTCAAACCACGGGCGGGACCACCGGTGCGGATGGATGGACGTTCACGATCCAGAACGATCCGCGTGGGACCGCTGCATTGGGTGGAACGGGTAGCTTGCTAGGTTACGAAGGCATCACTCAGTCGATTGCTGTTGAGTTTGATACCTACGCCGGTGCGGGAGACATCAACAACAATCACGTTTCGATCCTGGCCGGTGCGGTCGACTTCAATTTGCGAACCGCGATTCCTGATTTTGATCTGAACAGTGGTTCGCCGGTTTACGCGTGGGTGGATTACAACGGAACCAGCAACGTGTTGGCTGTCTACGTTTCGCAAACCAATTCGCGTCCCACCGAGGCGCTGCTGAAGACAACGGTCGACCTGCAAAGTCAGGTTGGAAACACTGGCTATGTCGGATTCACCGCCGCCACGGGTGGAGCACAGAACTCGCACCGTATTCGGAATTGGGAACTCGATCTCAGCACGCCTCCGACCGATCCTCCCGTCGTTGGCGGCGACGAACTCATCAGTGTGACGGTGGCCTCCGGCTTGAGCAATCCGATTGCGATCGAGTGGCTTCCCGATGGAACGATGCTAATCGCCGAACAGGGCGGGGTTGTCAAAACCGCGGCCAACGGGAACGTGTCTGCCACGCCGTTCATCGACATTTCTAGTATCGTCAACGGAGTTCGCGATCGTGGGTTGATGGACATTGCCGTTCACCCCGATTTCGAGAACAACCCTTATGTGTATTTGTTGTTCACGTACGATCCGCCGGAAGTCTACAACCAAGCCAGTGGGACGCTTGCGGGGCCCGATGGCAAAGGGAACCGGGCCGGGCGTTTGATCCGTGTGACAGCGGATTCCAGCAAGGGATACTTGGAAGCGGTCGCGGGTAGCGAGGTCGTTTTGTTGGGGACCAACAGCACATGGGACAACTTCAACGGCTTCGCCAATAGCACCACCAATTTCAACGAGGCGCCAGCGGGGGAGAACCCCGATGGCTCGTTTCTAAACGATTTCATTAACAGCGATAGTGAATCGCATACCGTGGGGGCTCTTGCGTTTGGTATCGATGGCAACCTGTTTGTTTCGATCGGTGACGGTGCGAGCTACAACCGTGTTGATCCACGAGCGGATCGGGTTCAAGACATTGATAGCTTGAATGGGAAGGTACTTCGGATCGATCCGTTGACCGGCCAGGGTTTAAGCGACAATCCTTTTTACAATGGCAACGCCGGTGACAACCGATCCAAGGTTTATCAGCTTGGCTTGCGCAACCCATTCCGGATGTCGGTTGATCCGGTGACGGGGCGTCTGTTTGTCGGCGACGTCGGTTGGACACAGTGGGAAGAAATCAACTCCGCTGGCGCCGGTGCGAACTTCGGATGGCCTTTTTACGAGGGTGGAAGTGGAACCAGCGTGATTAACCAGGGCTATGCCAACACGGCGGAGGGCCAGGCGTTCTTTGCACAAAGCGTGGCGGTCACCGCTTCTCAATATGCCTTGAACCACCAAGCTGATGGCATCAATGCGATCGTGATGGGTGATGTCTATCGTGGAACGCTTTATGGCAGCGAATACGAAGGCGATGTTTTCTTCAATGACCTCGGTCAAGGAATTGTGCGGCACGCGGACGTCGGTCCCAATGGCGAGTTGACCAACGTGCAAACCTTCACGACCGGTTCCAGCGTTGTGGTCGCGATCAGCCAAGGTCCGGATGGCGCGTTGTACTACGTTGACCTGAACGATAGCACGGTTGCCCGATGGGAACTGGTGTAG
- a CDS encoding DUF4404 family protein has translation MRTQLDETLDQLHQQLASIEELAPEERSKLQAAVDEIQESLDSSDVDSKSLADRLADATSQFSEAHPALANSVGRVADMLAQMGI, from the coding sequence ATGCGCACACAACTCGACGAGACCCTCGACCAACTACATCAGCAACTCGCCTCGATCGAGGAATTGGCTCCCGAAGAACGGTCGAAGTTGCAAGCAGCGGTCGACGAAATTCAAGAAAGTCTCGATAGCTCGGACGTGGATTCCAAGTCGCTGGCGGATCGACTTGCCGATGCGACTTCCCAGTTCAGCGAAGCTCATCCGGCGCTAGCCAATAGTGTGGGACGCGTTGCCGACATGCTCGCCCAAATGGGAATCTAG
- a CDS encoding deoxyribonuclease I encodes MSDNRDGGHPLQAGIIVLLLVGGGWYFFRNYNVDGLDGVRISSKDNRPFDDLESPFTFTSSTEEGTTRYRGASIRGDDSLRPSTARPSSDFAVASDFEPDPIISSPSDIHSVSRVNSLSRRSRYAPAQLRVASWALDGFGPTKLASDLARKNLVRVIRQFDVIALQQISSLQMDLVPRMIDAINESSLGGGAPLYDYVLGPPTGPKDRGEQMAILFNPARVRVDRSQTYTVADPDNQMTYDPLVAWFRAAEPDEDLAWTFTMVNIRVDLSRAPREVALINQLFKSVREDGRGEDDVVIAGLFQADDAYLLPVVAGPQIRAAVTSTPTDIFGRHQTSNLLYDQGSTAEAIGRGGVYDFLRVYNLSAAQAQAVSSYLPVYAEFSPLEGSPLLHQATVPATTPR; translated from the coding sequence ATGTCCGACAACCGCGATGGAGGCCACCCACTCCAGGCTGGAATCATTGTTCTGTTGCTTGTTGGGGGCGGTTGGTACTTTTTTCGAAACTACAACGTCGACGGTCTCGACGGGGTGCGAATCTCCTCGAAAGACAATCGTCCATTCGACGACCTCGAGTCTCCGTTCACGTTCACATCGTCCACCGAAGAAGGCACCACGCGGTATCGCGGTGCTTCAATCCGCGGCGATGACAGTTTGCGTCCCTCGACAGCGAGACCGAGTTCCGACTTCGCTGTTGCATCGGACTTCGAACCTGATCCGATTATTTCAAGCCCAAGTGACATTCACTCGGTCTCACGCGTCAATTCATTATCACGTCGTTCACGATACGCGCCCGCCCAACTGCGAGTCGCGTCGTGGGCATTAGACGGATTCGGCCCAACCAAACTTGCCAGCGACTTGGCTCGGAAAAACCTGGTTCGAGTCATTCGCCAATTCGACGTCATCGCTTTGCAACAAATCTCGTCCCTACAAATGGACTTAGTGCCGCGAATGATTGACGCGATCAACGAGAGTTCGTTAGGTGGCGGCGCACCGTTGTACGACTACGTTTTGGGTCCACCAACCGGTCCCAAGGATCGTGGCGAACAAATGGCGATCCTGTTCAACCCTGCTCGCGTCCGTGTTGATCGCTCGCAAACCTATACGGTGGCGGACCCCGACAACCAAATGACTTACGATCCCTTGGTCGCTTGGTTTCGTGCGGCTGAACCAGACGAAGACCTGGCGTGGACGTTCACCATGGTCAATATTCGCGTTGATCTGAGTCGTGCACCCCGCGAGGTCGCACTGATCAACCAGCTGTTTAAGTCGGTCCGTGAAGATGGGCGTGGCGAGGACGACGTCGTGATCGCTGGTCTCTTTCAAGCCGATGACGCCTACCTGTTACCCGTTGTCGCCGGCCCGCAAATCAGAGCCGCGGTGACCAGTACGCCGACGGACATCTTTGGTCGTCACCAGACCAGCAACCTGCTTTATGACCAAGGCAGCACCGCGGAGGCAATCGGCCGCGGTGGGGTTTACGACTTCTTGCGAGTCTACAACCTGAGTGCGGCACAGGCGCAAGCAGTCTCGAGTTACTTGCCGGTCTACGCCGAGTTCTCGCCCTTGGAAGGGTCCCCGCTTCTACACCAAGCAACCGTCCCCGCAACGACGCCTCGATAA
- a CDS encoding 3-keto-disaccharide hydrolase, with product MPIQRSIKLVMFAALVFAPFMVVNAEEYQSGIQWKEPKVVTPGETSSDPPSDAVILFREPGDLKNWKNSEKWTVEDGVMVAGKGTIASKEVFGDCQVHVEWSSPDGGNRKGQQRSNSGIFLMGIYELQVLDSYQNKTYFDGQAGAIYKQTPPAVNAMRPPGEWNTYDIFWTAPRFDESGELLSPAYITAVHNGVLILNHFELKGDTPYARPPAYKAHAPMGPIKIQDHGNPVRFRNIWARHFQSAQVDTAE from the coding sequence GTGCCAATTCAACGATCGATCAAGCTTGTCATGTTCGCAGCTTTGGTTTTTGCTCCGTTCATGGTTGTGAACGCGGAAGAATACCAATCGGGAATCCAATGGAAGGAACCCAAGGTGGTGACACCCGGTGAAACTTCCAGCGATCCACCTTCGGACGCAGTCATTCTTTTCCGGGAACCTGGCGATCTGAAGAACTGGAAGAACAGTGAAAAGTGGACCGTGGAAGACGGCGTGATGGTTGCGGGTAAGGGCACCATCGCTAGCAAGGAAGTCTTCGGTGATTGCCAAGTTCACGTGGAATGGTCCAGTCCGGATGGAGGCAACCGAAAAGGTCAACAGCGCAGCAACAGTGGCATCTTCTTGATGGGCATCTACGAACTTCAGGTGCTCGATTCGTATCAGAACAAAACCTACTTTGACGGCCAGGCCGGCGCGATTTACAAACAAACACCGCCAGCGGTGAACGCGATGCGTCCGCCAGGAGAGTGGAACACCTACGACATTTTTTGGACCGCACCCCGTTTCGATGAATCGGGTGAGTTGCTTTCACCGGCATACATCACGGCGGTGCACAACGGCGTCCTGATCCTGAACCATTTTGAATTGAAGGGCGACACGCCTTACGCTCGTCCGCCAGCGTACAAGGCTCACGCACCAATGGGGCCAATCAAGATCCAGGACCATGGCAATCCCGTGCGTTTTCGGAACATTTGGGCTCGTCACTTTCAATCGGCCCAAGTGGATACCGCAGAGTAG
- a CDS encoding adenylate/guanylate cyclase domain-containing protein yields the protein MPDLIAQSGDREGRWRRGMPELSAGRDVLLGREPRTSFASDGKGTYADTSAGKAIAADQPQRRHVAAIPWAVTWDASISRHHAVLTVLEGDRVRVSKDPRGRNPIFYRGQPRESFVLVPGEHFVIGQTTFTLAKRPGFTVETPGSSKDSNKPISVRRGLTPSSDEVQDTAQSPDWTSPPAMGEVTEMAFAASSLRKRNFRDTQTRIDLLARLPDLVNGSLGDEELYARVTDVLLRATPAATAVAIVKSTPGSKSDSTSNSRASSNALLEVLHYDVRNSDPQAEDVSTRLVAATLERRDSVLHLWDATSLGRNPSGRNPSAQGNDGGSQSDSGSDVEYTSAANVDWAFCVPLRSDACRGWVLYVTGSRAGVLRGDQGGDDSDGLIERLSDDVKFAEVVGSLVSGIRQANQFQHRHAAMRRFFAPVVLDAIAGTDSESWLKPRECDLSVMFCDLRGFSRTSEVHSDQLLLLLEQVSSALGVMTKHILETEGVIGDFHGDAAMGFWGWPLPLSGDIDPKVAATLAAAKAAACIRRDYVGGETEFRCGIGIASGPAVAGRIGTVDQVKVTAFGPVVNLASRLEGLTKIFGVEVLLDEVTASRLKQYDEHAVDDAEFSLSLRYLGLVRVAGIQTPVEIHQLVVPVDGQPTLTKAELQQSRQAWDAFIAGDWDNAYELLHRLPAWDRPKDVLLQKILQHHRVAPPDWDGVLTFQK from the coding sequence GTGCCCGATCTGATCGCTCAAAGCGGAGATCGCGAGGGACGTTGGCGGCGAGGAATGCCGGAGCTGTCTGCTGGTCGCGATGTTTTGCTGGGACGAGAACCACGAACCTCTTTTGCGAGTGACGGCAAGGGAACTTACGCGGACACTTCAGCGGGAAAAGCCATCGCTGCGGACCAGCCGCAACGTCGTCACGTCGCTGCCATTCCGTGGGCGGTGACCTGGGACGCATCGATCTCTCGGCACCATGCTGTGTTGACTGTATTGGAAGGGGATCGTGTTCGTGTTTCAAAAGACCCACGCGGTCGTAACCCCATCTTTTATCGAGGCCAGCCACGCGAGAGTTTCGTGTTGGTTCCGGGTGAGCACTTTGTGATCGGCCAAACGACGTTCACGCTTGCGAAACGTCCTGGGTTTACTGTCGAGACACCGGGCTCATCCAAAGATTCGAACAAGCCGATTTCGGTGCGACGTGGTTTGACACCCTCGTCGGATGAGGTTCAAGACACTGCGCAGTCGCCCGATTGGACAAGCCCGCCGGCGATGGGTGAAGTGACTGAGATGGCGTTTGCCGCCTCGTCGTTGCGGAAACGAAATTTCCGTGACACACAAACACGGATCGACCTGTTAGCCCGGTTGCCGGACTTGGTGAATGGAAGTCTCGGCGATGAGGAGTTGTATGCACGGGTCACGGACGTGCTTTTGCGTGCGACGCCGGCGGCAACAGCAGTGGCAATCGTGAAGTCCACACCGGGCTCAAAGTCTGATTCCACGTCCAACTCAAGGGCGAGCAGCAATGCCCTGTTGGAAGTGCTGCATTACGATGTTCGCAACAGTGACCCACAAGCCGAGGACGTCAGTACTCGATTGGTGGCAGCCACGCTGGAACGTCGCGATAGTGTGCTTCACTTGTGGGATGCCACTTCGCTCGGTCGGAATCCATCTGGTCGGAATCCATCTGCTCAGGGGAACGACGGTGGTTCGCAGAGCGATTCAGGCAGCGACGTGGAATACACATCGGCTGCCAATGTGGATTGGGCGTTTTGCGTTCCGTTGCGAAGCGATGCTTGTCGCGGTTGGGTGTTGTACGTAACGGGAAGTCGCGCGGGAGTGTTACGCGGCGATCAAGGCGGCGACGATTCCGATGGACTGATCGAGCGCCTCAGTGATGACGTCAAGTTCGCGGAGGTCGTGGGTTCACTTGTCTCGGGCATTCGCCAAGCGAACCAGTTTCAGCATCGCCACGCAGCGATGCGGCGATTTTTTGCCCCGGTGGTCTTGGACGCAATCGCGGGAACGGACTCGGAAAGCTGGTTGAAGCCTCGTGAGTGCGATTTGTCAGTCATGTTTTGTGACCTGCGAGGATTTTCGAGGACTTCGGAAGTACATAGCGATCAGCTGCTGCTGTTGCTGGAACAGGTCAGTTCCGCGTTGGGCGTGATGACGAAACACATTTTGGAGACCGAGGGGGTGATCGGTGATTTCCATGGCGATGCCGCCATGGGATTTTGGGGCTGGCCATTGCCGTTGTCTGGCGACATCGACCCGAAGGTGGCCGCCACGTTAGCCGCCGCCAAAGCTGCCGCTTGCATTCGTCGTGACTACGTTGGTGGCGAAACGGAGTTCCGCTGCGGCATCGGGATCGCATCGGGCCCGGCTGTGGCAGGCCGGATTGGTACGGTCGACCAGGTGAAGGTTACCGCTTTTGGACCGGTGGTGAATCTGGCAAGCCGGCTGGAAGGACTCACTAAGATCTTCGGCGTTGAGGTCCTGTTGGATGAAGTAACCGCTTCGCGGCTGAAGCAGTACGACGAGCATGCGGTTGACGACGCGGAGTTTTCGTTATCGCTGCGTTACCTTGGTTTGGTACGTGTAGCGGGGATCCAAACGCCGGTTGAAATCCATCAATTGGTGGTGCCGGTCGACGGACAGCCGACGTTGACGAAGGCGGAGCTCCAGCAATCACGGCAAGCCTGGGACGCATTCATCGCGGGCGACTGGGACAACGCATATGAGCTGTTGCATCGGCTTCCAGCATGGGACCGTCCCAAGGATGTCTTGCTACAAAAGATTCTGCAGCATCATCGTGTCGCACCGCCGGACTGGGACGGCGTTTTGACGTTCCAGAAGTAA